Proteins from one Coleofasciculus chthonoplastes PCC 7420 genomic window:
- a CDS encoding Npun_R2479 family HD domain-containing metalloprotein: MFNLTGVLVRDCVERLQVGYRQTYGNSQTDYAEVITGVAQVTLDRIAQSDALYHNVEHTILVSLVGQEILRGKHILEGNVSRQDWLTSIVSWLCHDIGYIKGICRNDQPDQRLYVIGLDDMMISLPQGATDASLTCYHIDRGKRFVDEYFGAHPFIDCAIVKRNIELTRFPVPADNAHHDTMNYPGLTRAADLIGQLSDPRYLQKIPALFGEFEESGANKILGYQNPGELRQNYPNFFWTIVLQYIQPALRYLEVTKTGQQIIANLYGNVLQVEQENRVSPKKVAMFV, translated from the coding sequence ATGTTTAATTTAACAGGGGTGCTAGTTCGCGATTGTGTCGAACGTCTACAAGTCGGCTACCGTCAGACTTACGGAAATTCTCAAACCGATTATGCTGAGGTGATCACGGGAGTGGCGCAAGTGACTCTCGACCGGATTGCCCAGAGTGATGCTCTATACCACAATGTTGAACATACCATTTTGGTGAGCTTAGTCGGACAAGAAATCCTTCGAGGGAAACATATCCTAGAAGGAAACGTTTCCCGTCAAGATTGGCTCACATCAATCGTGTCTTGGTTATGCCATGACATCGGCTATATTAAGGGGATTTGCCGAAATGACCAACCTGATCAACGATTGTACGTGATTGGTCTTGATGATATGATGATATCCTTGCCCCAGGGGGCAACCGATGCGAGTTTGACATGCTACCATATTGACCGAGGAAAGCGGTTTGTGGACGAGTATTTCGGCGCTCATCCCTTCATTGATTGTGCCATCGTAAAACGCAATATTGAGTTAACCCGTTTTCCAGTACCTGCTGATAACGCCCATCACGATACGATGAATTATCCGGGTTTGACTCGTGCGGCTGATTTGATTGGTCAGCTTAGTGATCCACGTTACTTACAAAAGATTCCCGCCTTGTTTGGCGAGTTTGAAGAAAGTGGCGCGAATAAAATTTTAGGCTATCAAAATCCGGGTGAACTGCGGCAAAACTACCCCAACTTTTTCTGGACAATTGTGTTGCAATACATCCAACCCGCTTTGCGGTATTTAGAGGTCACGAAAACAGGTCAACAGATTATTGCCAATCTGTATGGTAATGTCTTACAGGTTGAACAGGAAAATAGGGTAAGCCCAAAGAAAGTTGCCATGTTTGTTTAA